Proteins from a genomic interval of Medicago truncatula cultivar Jemalong A17 chromosome 3, MtrunA17r5.0-ANR, whole genome shotgun sequence:
- the LOC25490974 gene encoding ethylene-overproduction protein 1, which yields MRSLKIVERFKSIQVHALSSSSETNGDSKTKPHNVNRHRTILSWSKSKFNNNNTTTSEFANLVSLQLPSTDTIEPSIEPYLKPINLVETLAELYQRIEFCSTQNEKVTLFVELFSVLYGLGDQKLLRRCLRNARQNAEDVISKVVLSAWLRFERRDDELVGVCSMDCGGYNVLECPKKNLENGFSPFSINDHCKCTQEEKKHENFDNDECVCLSDEESDVLFCVGNEEIKCVRWRIASLSEPLNAMLCGGFLESKMLKIDFSGNGLCSEGMKAVEFYSRTKRLDLFGPNTVLELLSFANRFCCEEMKSSCDSHLASVVGNVEDALILIEYGLEERAKLLVVSCLQIFLRELPNSLHNSKVINFLCSFESKEKLENLGCATFLLYYFLSQVAMEESMVSKTTAMLLERMKECAAEKWQKGLALHRLGCVFLERREYKEAQHCFDEAVELGHVYSIAGVARTKHKQGQPYSAYKLISSLIFEYKPVGWMYQERALYNMGREKGFDLDFATQLDPSLSFPYKYRALEKVEEKQIKEGIMELDKFLGFKLSPDCLELRAWLYIALDDYDSAIRDIRALLTIEANYITLHGRIKGECLVQILKSKIQKKNQADCWMQLYQQWSSVDDVGSLAIIHQMLENEPGKSLLEFRLSLLLLRLNCQKAAMRSLRLARNHSTSMQERLIYEGWILYDTGYRDEAVTRADRSIEIQKSFEAFFLKAYVLADTNLDPESSSYVIQLLKEALKCPSDGLRKGQALNNMGSIYVDCGKIELAKECYNNALAIRHTRAHQGLARVYHQKNQRKAAYDEMTMLIEKAESNASAYEKRSEYCDREMAKADLDVATHLDPLRTYPYRYRAAVLMDEQKETEAVEELTKAIKFKPDLQMLHLRAAFYESMGDLSSALKDCQAALCLDPSHAATLDLYQRIQKLNF from the exons ATGCGTAGTTTGAAGATTGTTGAACGTTTTAAGAGTATTCAAGTTCATGCTCTTAGTTCTTCATCTGAAACTAATGGTGATAGCAAAACCAAACCTCACAACGTTAACAGACACAGAACAATATTGTCTTggtcaaaatcaaaattcaacaacaataacacaaCAACCTCAGAATTTGCAAATCTTGTTTCTCTTCAGTTACCTTCAACTGACACTATTGAACCATCTATAGAACCTTACCTTAAACCAATCAACCTTGTTGAGACTTTAGCAGAACTCTATCAAAGGATAGAGTTTTGCTCCACACAGAATGAGAAAGTGACACTTTTTGTTGAACTTTTCTCTGTTTTGTATGGTCTTGGAGACCAGAAGCTACTCAGAAGATGTCTTAGAAATGCGCGACAGAACGCCGAAGATGTGATTTCAAAGGTTGTTCTTTCTGCATGGTTGAGGTTTGAAAGAAGGGATGATGAACTTGTTGGTGTTTGTTCAATGGATTGTGGTGGTTATAATGTTCTTGAATGTCCAAAGAAGAATTTGGAAAATGGGTTTAGTCCTTTTTCAATTAATGATCACTGCAAGTGTACTCAAGAAGAGAAAAAGCATGAAAATTTTGATAATGATGAGTGTGTTTGTTTGTCAGATGAGGAAAgtgatgttttgttttgtgttgggAATGAAGAAATCAAGTGTGTTAGGTGGAGAATTGCTTCACTTTCAGAACCATTGAATGCAATGCTTTGTGGTGGATTTCTAGAATccaaaatgttgaaaattgatttttcaggTAATGGATTATGCTCAGAAGGGATGAAAGCAGTTGAATTTTACAGCAGAACAAAAAGATTGGATCTTTTTGGTCCCAATACTGTTTTAGAGCTTCTGTCATTTGCCAATAGGTTTTGTTGTGAGGAGATGAAATCTTCTTGTGATTCTCATTTGGCTTCAGTTGTTGGAAATGTTGAAGATGCATTGATACTTATTGAGTATGGATTGGAAGAAAGAGCAAAACTTCTCGTAGTTTCTTGCTTGCAAATTTTTCTTAGGGAGCTTCCAAATTCACTTCATAACTCAAAGgtgataaattttttatgtagtTTTGAGTCAAAGGAAAAGTTGGAAAATTTAGGGTGTGCTACTTTCTTGTTGTACTATTTTCTCAGCCAGGTCGCGATGGAAGAAAGCATGGTATCGAAAACAACAGCGATGTTGTTGGAGAGAATGAAAGAGTGTGCTGCAGAGAAATGGCAGAAGGGTCTAGCATTGCATCGATTAGGGTGTGTGTTTCTGGAAAGAAGGGAGTATAAAGAAGCTCAACATTGTTTCGATGAAGCAGTTGAATTAGGTCATGTTTATTCTATAGCAGGTGTGGCTAGAACGAAGCATAAACAAGGTCAACCATATTCAGCTTATAAGTTAATTAGTTCACTCATATTCGAGTATAAACCAGTCGGTTGGATGTATCAAGAGAGAGCATTGTACAATATGGGAAGAGAAAAAggttttgatttggattttgcAACTCAACTCGATCCTTCACTTTCATTTCCGTATAAATATAGAGCATTGGAAAAAGTCGAGGAGAAGCAAATAAAGGAAGGGATTATGGAGTTAGATAAGTTTCTAGGATTTAAGCTTTCACCTGATTGTTTAGAGTTGAGGGCATGGCTGTATATTGCATTAGATGACTATGATAGTGCTATAAGAGATATTAGAGCTTTGTTAACCATAGAGGCTAATTACATAACTTTACATGGGAGGATTAAAGGCGAATGCTTGGTTCAAATTCTTAAAAGTAAGATTCAGAAGAAGAATCAGGCGGATTGTTGGATGCAATTATACCAACAATGGTCTTCAGTTGATGATGTTGGTTCTTTGGCTATTATACATCAGATGCTTGAGAATGAGCCTGGAAAGAGCCTGCTCGAGTTTCGTCTGTCACTACTCCTCTTGAG ATTAAACTGTCAAAAGGCTGCAATGCGCAGTTTGCGGCTGGCAAGAAACCATTCCACCTCAATGCAGGAAAGGCTAATATATGAAGGATGGATTCTATACGATACTGGCTATCGTGATGAGGCTGTTACAAGGGCTGACAGATCAATTGAAATTCAGAAATCATTTGAAGCCTTTTTCCTAAAAGCATATGTTTTAGCAGATACAAATCTTGATCCTGAATCTTCTTCTTATGTTATTCAGCTTTTGAAAGAAGCACTTAAATGTCCTTCAGACGGACTTCGCAAAGGACAA GCATTGAATAACATGGGGAGTATTTATGTGGACTGTGGTAAAATAGAACTTGCAAAGGAATGCTACAACAATGCACTAGCGATTAGGCACACAAGAGCTCATCAAGGTCTGGCGCGTGTTTATCATCAGAAAAACCAACGAAAGGCTGCATACGATGAGATGACAATGCTGATTGAGAAAGCGGAAAGTAATGCCTCGGCATATGAGAAACGATCAGAATACTGTGATCGTGAGATGGCAAAGGCTGATCTTGATGTTGCAACTCACCTTGATCCTTTAAGGACATACCCTTATAGATACAGGGCAGCAG TGCTGATGGATGAGCAAAAAGAAACAGAAGCAGTAGAAGAACTCACTAAGGCTATAAAATTCAAACCAGATCTTCAAATGCTTCATCTACGAGCCGCATTTTACGAGTCAATGGGAGATCTATCTTCTGCTCTTAAAGATTGTCAAGCTGCTCTTTGTTTAGATCCAAGCCATGCAGCCACACTTGATTTATATCAAAGGATACAAAAGCTGAACTTTTGA